A genomic stretch from Psilocybe cubensis strain MGC-MH-2018 chromosome 1, whole genome shotgun sequence includes:
- a CDS encoding MFS transporter M2, with the protein MVEIQDQTSRLTGIQLLIVFLGLNLALLISFLDSTSVSTALPDIASDLKAGNSISWTGTSFLVANTGFQIITARLSDIFGRKAVLISCLFLFGFGDLLCGFATSEAWLYACRSIAGIGGGGINSLTMIILSDIVSIEKRAKYQGLLGISIALGSGIGPLIGGSLAEKASWRWTFWFTVPLTLCTILVIGILLPLKHVKGGAKEKLKQIDWLGSMLSLAAIVMILVPISGGGTLYEWVSPTFLVLLITGLTLAVIFVLVEFKYAKLPVMPLHMFRVPTVSLILMQTFFVGMIFYGGMFFTPIYLQNVLGYSPIMSGVLILPLVLIQVFSTSAMGFITEKTDSLKPWIILGFSIWLVGQAAQTVFDRTTSVAKIVVILLIQGIGVGGTLQTLVLAQASAPPLDRAVVTGTRNFARTSGGALGLAASNAILNNLFSKNLPESLSPSLRTGLLESISNMPADLDAQTRDAILNAYNDAIHWVFVYFAPVIGLCLFLSFFMTDQHLRRRGSNDDSKVSAAKGDHEQGTIDEKHSAKNKENAISNVTTMFVVSRSPSRS; encoded by the exons ATGGTGGAGATACAAGACCAGACATCGCGACTAACCGGCATACAGTTGCTCATT GTCTTTCTTGGACTCAATCTGGCTCTTCTAATTAGTTTTCTTGATTCCACTTCCGTTTCAACTGCGCTGCCGGACATTGCCAGCGATCTCAAAGCTGGAAATAG TATAAGTTGGACTGGAACATCTTTCCTCGTTGCAAACACTGGTTTCCAAATTATAACGGCACGCCTAAGCGATATTTTTGGGAGGAAAGCTGTGTTGATATCCTGT CTATTTttgtttggatttggagatctTCTTTGTGGATTTGCAACATCCGAAGCTTGGTTATATGCTTGTCGCTCCATCGCTGGAATAGGCGGCGGTGGAATTAACTCACTTACG ATGATAATTTTATCTGACATTGTCAGTATCGAAAAACGCGCAAAATATCAGGGCCTTTTGGGAATCTCAATTGCTCTTGGTTCTGGAATCGGGCCTCTCATAGGAGGTTCCCTCGCAGAGAAAGCGTCATGGCGGTGGACATTCTGGTTCACCGTGCCGTTGACATTGTGCACTATTCTCGTGATTGGAATTCTTCTCCCTCTAAAGCACGTCAAAGGTGGCGCAAAG GAAAAATTGAAGCAGATCGATTGGCTCGGGTCGATGTTGAGCCTCGCTGCCATCGTGATGATCCTTGTACCTATTTCTGGAGGAGGAACCTTGTATGAATGGGTGTCCCCTACGTTCCTTGTGTTGTTGATAACCGGCTTGACCCTGGCGGTCATCTTTGTCCTGGTCGAATTCAAATATGCTAAATTACCTGTGATGCCATTACACAT GTTCCGAGTACCCACCGTATCCCTAATCCTAATGCAGACATTTTTTGTTGGTATGATTTTCTATGGTGGAATGTTCTTTACACCTAT CTACCTGCAGAACGTATTGGGGTACTCTCCCATCATGTCAGGCGTCCTTATTCTTCCCCTGGTGCTCATTCAAGTCTTCTCAACCTCGGCCATGGGGTTCATCACTGAAAAAACGGATAGCCTCAAACCGTGGATTATTTTGGGATTTAGCATCTGGCTTGTAGGCCAGGCCGCCCAGACGGTGTTCGATCGCACAACTAGCGTAGCAAAAATTGTGGTTATTCTCTTGATTCAAGGCATTGGTGTAGGCGGAACACTTCAAA CCCTTGTACTTGCCCAAGCTTCTGCGCCTCCACTCGACAGAGCCGTCGTCACTGGTACAAGAAA CTTCGCCCGCACGAGTGGAGGCGCTCTAGGCCTCGCAGCCTCAAACGCAATCCTGAACAATCTCTTCAGCAAAAACCTCCCAGAATCTCTTTCACCGTCCTTGCGGACGGGTCTTCTCGAAAGCATTTCTAATATGCCGGCTGACCTGGACGCGCAAACTCGTGATGCGATTCTGAACGCCTACAATGACGCTATTCATTGGGTATTTGTGTACTTCGCGCCTGTCATTGGCCTTTGCCTGTTCTTGTCTTTCTTCATGACC GACCAGCATCTACGACGTCGAGGGTCTAACGACGACAGCAAAGTATCTGCGGCAAAAGGAGACCATGAACAGGGCACTATCGACGAAAAGCATTCTGCAAAGAATAAGGAAAATGCCATAAGCAACGTAACGACAATGTTCGTTGTCTCTCGATCGCCATCTCGCAGTTGA
- a CDS encoding Proline dehydrogenase 1, mitochondrial has protein sequence MHHTSHLSKIGLRLRLSPATKRNWNPTQRTYSTSPPSRNAWLTGNVLARTTLFTIAAAGSSILLAKSIYADHESSDEKAPPPPPTSLGSLIRAYAVYSMCSVPSLVDASPKILSVLSSVPGVRQVTEAFVRATFFDQFVGADSAEEAIPLLRTMRAANRGVLFAYSVEVDENEATGASISSSSAETVDLPTTSFASSSVGQQHAGPGSESIPKAPPYKRIVDEMIHCIDVAANFEDGVYDRSNGVHGWKETNRGKRTWVAVKMTALLPDAHALIALSSHIVASKSRSKSKFLGSSLPEDAIPFPGAAKIEDLGVLSLASPAPISGDDDAARAPVISASQIRELRELYSNLRRICIKAQERGVKVIVDAEYSWYQPAIDALTLALMREFNSLDKKQSGSALIQPLVYNTFQAYLRRTPQQLSLALADARAHNYALGVKLVRGAYHPHEISAHEAALEFDRAHGAADSSFDRVATMQRRPSLSISPDIEPPVWTEKRDTDERYNACVKVLIEAIKEDVTRSKKRRPSNATDAQLTTMGDISSNFSYLRGRIYSIVGAGSSPVYSISKEEQRTTSMNATPRIGVLFGTHNWDSCALILKELVRNGLGVEEDSGSVSESIGRITVQEEVVERVAIGQLYGMSDDLTDWVVNRISSSTPFVIKYVPYGALADVMPYLSRRAIENKSVLGDGNAQHERDRARQEIKKRIFG, from the exons ATGCACCATACTAGTCATCTCTCTAAAATCGGACTTCGCCTACGCCTTTCGCCAGCCACCAAGAGGAACTGGAACCCTACTCAAAGAACATACAGCACCTCCCCGCCTTCTAGGAATGCGTGGCTAACGGGAAACGTGTTGGCACGAACGACTCTTTTTACAATCGCTGCGGCGGGGTCTTCCATCTTGCTAGCAAAGTCCATATACGCCGACCATGAATCCTCCGATGAGAAAGCTCCCCCGCCGCCACCGACGTCATTGGGATCCCTGATCCGTGCGTACGCTGTGTACTCGATGTGCTCTGTTCCGTCCCTCGTCGATGCCTCTCCGAAGATTCTATCCGTGCTTTCTTCTGTTCCTGGTGTTAGACAGGTTACTGAGGCGTTCGTGAGAGCGACTTTCTTCGACCAA TTTGTAGGAGCAGATAGCGCAGAAGAAGCCATTCCGTTACTACGCACCATGCGCGCGGCAAACAGAGGCGTCCTGTTCGCGTACTCCGTGGAAGTAGACGAGAATGAGGCAACCGGTGCctctatttcttcttcttctgctgaGACCGTGGACTTACCTACTACCTCTtttgcttcttcctctgttGGACAACAACACGCAGGACCAGGTTCAGAATCGATACCGAAAGCCCCGCCGTACAAACGCATTGTAGACGAGATGATACATTGTATTGACGTCGCAGCAAACTTTGAAGACGGCGTATACGACAGGAGTAACGGCGTTCATGGCTGGAAGGAGACCAACCGGGGGAAACGAACATGGGTTGCCGTCAAGATGACCGCCCTGCTTCCAGACGCGCACGCTCTGATCGCGCTCTCCTCACACATCGTCGCCTCCAAGTCGCGttcaaaatcaaagttcCTTGGGTCCTCTCTCCCTGAGGATGCAATCCCGTTTCCTGGGGCTGCGAAGATTGAGGACTTGGGTGTGCTTTCATTGGCTTCACCTGCCCCTATCtctggtgatgatgatgcggCCCGGGCACCCGTTATATCGGCTTCACAGATCCGTGAGCTAAGGGAGCTATACTCAAACCTGAGGAGGATATGCATAAAGGCGCAGGAACGCGGAGTGAAGGTTATCGTTGACGCTGAATACAG CTGGTATCAACCAGCGATTGACGCGCTCACGTTGGCGCTAATGCGAGAATTCAACTCCCTCGATAAGAAGCAGTCAGGCTCTGCCCTTATACAACCTTTGGTGTATAACACATTCCAGGCATACCTCAGGAG GACACCTCAGCAACTGTCGCTTGCCCTTGCAGATGCACGCGCACATAACTATGCTCTTGGAGTTAAGCTTGTAAGAGGCGCGTACCACCCTCACGAAATCTCCGCGCATGAGGCAGCACTGGAGTTTGACCGCGCACATGGGGCTGCTGATTCGAGTTTCGATCGTGTCGCGACCATGCAGCGCAGACCGTCCCTTTCAATATCACCTGATATAGAGCCTCCAGTGTGGACGGAGAAGAGGGATACAGATGAGAGATATAATGCCTGTGTGAAGGTGCTTATCGAGGCCATCAAAGAAGATGTTACGAggtcgaagaagaggaggccTTCAAATGCCACAGATGCTCAGCTTACGACGATGGGTGATATTTCAAGTAACTTCTCTTACTTAAGAGGACGGATATATAGCATTGTTGGTGCTGGCTCTAGTCCTGTTTATTCCATATCCAAAGAGGAGCAGAGGACTACCAGCATGAATGCTACGCCACGAATTGGGGTACTTTTTGGGACGCACAACTGGGACAGTTGCGCTTTGATTCTAAAAGAGCTGGTTCGAAATGGCTTGGGCGTGGAAGAAGATTCGGGGTCCGTTTCAGAGTCCATTGGAAGGATCACCGTTCAGGAAGAAGTCGTGGAGAGAGTGGCCATTGGGCAACTATACG GAATGAGCGACGACTTGACAGACTGGGTTGTCAATAGAATATCATCTAGCACTCCTTTTGTTATCAA ATATGTCCCGTATGGTGCTTTAGCGGAC GTAATGCCTTACCTCAGTCGCCGCGCGATTGAGAACAAATCTGTGCTGGGCGACGGGAACGCCCAACATGAGCGCGACAGGGCGCGTCAGGAAATTAAGAAGAGAATTTTTGGTTGA
- a CDS encoding Agroclavine dehydrogenase, with translation MTTLITGGTGRTGLGLAKLLHAANYPVLIATRTGVAPAPFKAVKFDWNDASTHEAAFDTADPPVDQVYIVGPPASTDVALHTKFVELAISKGVKRFALMSATVVGPDANSPFPAGVVHQQLIDAGVDFVVVRPTWFIRKQHIVSLSYKNFDNLGITNFSTIFSAAQDGKVPFVSTEDISQVVFEGLTAEKSPNDSIFVVGPELLTYEDAAKIISSVLGRTITYKRNTIEEQAALYTQVGAPADYAKLLAALDADVATGTEEAVFNDAEAAAKGRLFVGKHTLLEFFKEGKNVQAK, from the exons ATGACCACTCTCATCACAGGCGGAACTGGCAGGACTGGACTGGGCCTCGCAAAGCTTCTGCACGCCGCGAACTACCCAGTGCTCATCGCGACACGCACAGGGGTCGCCCCCGCGCCATTCAAAGCCGTCAAATTCGACTGGAACGACGCATCGACGCACGAAGCCGCGTTCGACACCGCTGATCCCCCGGTCGACCAGGTGTACATCGTCGGCCCGCCTGCGAGCACCGATGTCGCGTTGCACACCAAGTTCGTCGAGCTTGCAATATCGAAAGGTGTGAAGCGCTTCGCGCTGATGTCGGCCACTGTCGTTGGGCCAGATGCGAACTCGCCGTTCCCGGCTGGTGTCGTGCATCAGCAGTTGATTGATGCTGGTGTCGACTTTGTGGTAGTGAGGCCTACTTGGTTCATTCGTAAGCAACACATCGTTTCTCTCTCCTATA AGAATTTTGATAACTTGGGCATCACGAATTTCAGCACTATATTCTCAGCGGCGCAAGATGGGAAAGTACCTTTCGTCTCGACAGAGGATATCTCCCAAGTGGTATTCGAGGGTTTAACAGCGGAGAAAAGTCCAAACGACAGTATCTTCGTCGTGGGTCCCGAGCTCCTCACCTACGAAGAT GCTGCAAAAATCATATCTTCTGTGCTGGGCCGAACGATCACTTACAAACGCAACACTATCGAAGAACAAGCGGCCTTGTACACCCAAGTCGGGGCTCCAGCCGATTATGCCAAATTATTGGCAGCCTTGGACGCAGATGTGGCTACAGGGACTGAAGAGGCTGTGTTTAATGATGCGGAGGCCGCTGCAAAAGGCCGCCTCTTTGTCGGGAAGCACACACTGCTTGAATTCTTTAAGGAAGGGAAGAATGTGCAAGCCAAGTAA
- a CDS encoding Protein bcp1, whose protein sequence is MPKRKQDSDDDGNESSSSDISTVEVSFEFYDPNPKIDYHAIKLLFKQLFQRDVEQLHTHELTELVLSQPTVGTTIKTDGLESDPMALFTVLNMHLHHQNTSIKAIANYLLAVTEAHDPAFHATLKALFSQSQAHVGLVLCERLKNLPVQVVPPMYQMLANEVQWANADGEPYQFTHLLFISRVYHLTEEEEAILANTASNRRDNSSKKQKKHRPPHEENAMARPADGIYPYHPEDDILIKSAQHWLNYPYVAPLPPLIQEERKHDTFGLDVRGRIILVPGGGEMLRELGARMDDVFSLGKGAQ, encoded by the exons ATGCCCAAGAGAAAACAAGATTCAGACGACGATGGAAACGaatcttcgtcgtcagaCATT AGCACTGTAGAGGTTTCCTTTGAATTCTACGACCCCAACCCCAAGATCGACTACCATGCGATAAAGCTTTTGTTCAAGCAGCTCTTTCAGCGGGATGTGGAACAGCTACATACACATGAACTCACCGAACTTGTGCTCTCGCAACCCACGGTTGGTACGACCATCAAAACGGACGGATTGGAAAGCGACCCGATGGCACTTTTCACGGTGCTCAATATGCATCTCCATCAT CAAAATACTTCTATCAAGGCCATCGCCAACTACTTGTTGGCCGTGACGGAGGCGCACGATCCGGCGTTCCACGCAACTCTCAAAGCCCTGTTCTCACAATCCCAGGCGCACGTAGGCTTGGTGCTCTGTGAGCGGTTGAAAAATCTTCCCGTGCAAGTCGTCCCCCCAATGTACCAGATGCTGGCGAATGAGGTTCAATGGGCTAATGCAGAT GGAGAGCCGTATCAATTTACGCATCTGTTGTTCATTTCTCGTGTATACCACCTCactgaagaggaagaagctaTACTCGCCAACACCGCCTCCAACAGACGCGACAACTCCTCgaaaaagcagaaaaagcACCGTCCTCCTCACGAGGAGAATGCCATGGCGAGACCTGCAGATGGAATATACCCCTACCACCCGGAAGATGATATCCTTATAAAA TCCGCTCAGCACTGGTTGAATTACCCTTACGTTGCTCCTTTACCACCACTTATCCAGGAAGAGCGAAAGCATGACACATTCGGTCTTGATGTTCGAGGACGCATCATTCTCGTACCCGGAGGGGGCGAGATGCTGAGAGAACTCGGAGCAAGAATGGACGATGTTTTCTCCCTTGGGAAAGGAGCCCAGTGA
- a CDS encoding Positive regulator of purine utilization, whose amino-acid sequence MQSTFAIAETDSEREERLNGRKRPRRTVNACVRCKARKQRCDLQEFDHGPCRACRKSNVECLVTEKVKKSAYPDDYVHSLETRVADLESHLQALNPSGGYGNDHWDQSANSTSSSPIASRGWESTTDDGGDEEEQVARGIALLSLHGAAEPHYVGASSGWSWAKTVLGWVTFVDVNSSSLINKRKATPTSGLPCIPSPAVADILIRAVYEHIQARYPFQCWRSFNAWHADRDRYLVEEHKVESDRTAAFFIWSVFLCLYMIKALNFLSGRLMYATGARLLQSTALPGLHAPEVYYAKAMEYLDNIVTLHNLANIQAFLLLAVYSLRCTEGPSVWHLVGIALRLSIELGLHRKASRQARLRDPYTVELRRRIFWSAYGLDRFMALNMGRPLGIQDADIDVELPMDIDFAESDDTALREMSEKELHASTAPSPSEEQFRIAKPITTMTSALHIIKCRQIESEIQRLMYRVDRVETPPEMENEVARILARLDRWKANIPRKIEGLDPPSPPCCTPEWFLWRYYEATLFLLRPLTINADSSDPLLSRCAHAAAGSLEAQRKLHQVPPVSLSLSALHSVFLSGLTLLHCLHLDPRVVTRASANKAIRACSNTLFLYAQHFVAAEPFRDAFEDMANACLDKAEQGDGDSMGMDIAGEGLSARIEKEVSSKLDVDLIDAADDVNDASIPGPLWGKQLGNMSKLMTEDQRENFYALVSSLGFLTPTTDVPTSPNSQTNFCGNSSPLSNVDQDSKRILLSARDSKPSADIRWSHSKSTTSASMFRSATKVLYQAEGPYW is encoded by the exons ATGCAGTCAACATTTGCGATCGCCGAAACGGACTCAGAAAGGGAGGAAAGATTGAATGGGAGGAAACGGCCTAGGCGAACGGTCAACGCTTGTGTAAGATGCAAGGCAAGGAAGCAACGATGCGATTTGCAGGAATTCGATCATGGACCATGCCGTGCTTGTAGGAAGTCCAATGTTG AATGTTTAGTCACCGAAAAGGTGAAAAAGTCAGCATACCCCGATGACT ACGTTCACAGTCTAGAAACTCGGGTGGCTGATTTGGAGAGTCACCTACAGGCTTTGAACCCATCTGGCGGCTACGGCAATGATCACTGGGATCAATCTGCCAATTCTACTTCTTCATCCCCCATTGCATCAAGGGGATGGGAATCAACGACTGATGACGGcggtgatgaagaagaacaagTTGCACGAGGAATTGCACTTCTCTCCCTCCATGGTGCCGCAGAACCTCATTATGTCGGAGCTAGTAGTGGGTGGTCGTGGGCGAAGACAGTTCTAGGGTGGGTAACATTTGTAGATGTCAATTCATCGAGCTTGAT AAATAAGCGCAAGGCAACTCCGACGTCCGGCCTGCCTTGCATACCCTCACCTGCCGTTGCAGATATTTTAATCCGAGCTGTCTATGAACATATTCAGGCGCGGTATCCTTTCCAATGTTGGCGAAGTTTTAACGCCTGGCATGCCGATAGAGATAGGTATCTTGTAGAGGAACACAAAGTGGAGAGCGACCGGACAGCTGCTTTCTTCATTTGGTCAGTGTTTCTATGTTTATACATGATAAAAGCgttgaattttctttctGGAAGGCTGATGTATGCCACTGGAGCTCGCTTGCTTCAATCTACTGCATTGCCAGGGCTTCATGCACCTGAGGTTTATTACGCGAAAGCGATGGAATATTTGGACAACATTGTCACTCTTCACAATCTTGCCAATATCCAGG CGTTCTTACTTCTAGCTGTGTACTCACTACGGTGTACAGAAGGGCCAAGTGTATGGCACCTTGTAGGTATAGCGTTGAGGCT GTCAATTGAACTGGGTCTTCATCGGAAAGCCAGTCGACAAGCAAGGTTAAGAGATCCGTATACCGTTGAACTGCGGCGCAGAATATTTTGGTCTGCCTACGGCTTGGACAGATTCATGGCTCTCAACATGGGTCGCCCCCTCGGAATTCAGGACGCTGATATTGATGTGGAG CTTCCCATGGACATCGACTTCGCCGAAAGCGACGACACTGCGTTGAGGGAAATGTCAGAGAAGGAATTGCATGCATCCACGGCACCATCTCCCTCCGAGGAACAATTTCGTATAGCAAAACCTATTACTACGATGACGTCTGCCTTGCATATCATCAAGTGTCGACAGATTGAAAGCGAGATACAGCGACTAATGTATCGGGTAGACCGAGTGGAGACTCCCCCTGAGATGGAGAATGAGGTTGCCAGAATTTTGGCCAGATTAGACCG CTGGAAGGCCAACATCCCACGCAAAATTGAGGGTCTCGACCCACCTTCTCCACCGTGCTGCACCCCTGAATGGTTTTTGTGGCGGTACTACGAGGCGACTTTATTTTTGCTGAGGCCTCTCACGATCAATGCCGACTCCTCTGACCCGCTACTATCACGTTGTGCTCATGCCGCTGCTGGTTCTCTTGAG GCCCAACGCAAACTCCACCAAGTCCCACCAGTCAGCCTCTCCCTTTCTGCCCTCCACTCAGTCTTTCTGTCAGGTTTGACCCTTTTGCATTGCTTACACCTCGATCCCCGCGTCGTTACTCGTGCATCGGCAAATAAGGCCATACGCGCGTGTTCGAATACACTATTTTTGTATGCCCAGCATTTTGTCGCAGCTGAGCCCTTCCGTGATGCATTCGAGGATATGGCAAATGCCTGTTTGGATAAGGCGGAACAAGGTGATGGAGACAGCATGGGTATGGATATCGCCGGTGAAGGCCTTTCTGCGAGAATAGAAAAAGAAGTATCTTCCAAGCTCGACGTAGATCTGATAGACGCTGCCGACGATGTCAACGATGCTTCAATTCCGGGCCCTCTTTGGGGGAAGCAATTGGGCAATATGTCTAAGTTGATGACGGAGGACCAAAGAGAGAACTTTTAT GCCCTAGTTTCTTCGCTTGGATTCCTTACGCCCACTACTGACGTACCGACGAGTCCAAATTCGCAAACAAATTTCTGCGGTAATTCTTCGCCATTGTCGAATGTTGATCAAGATTCCAAAAGGATCTTGTTAAGCGCTCGGGATTCAAAACCATCTGCAGATATAAGATGGTCGCATTCCAAGTCGACGACAAGCGCCTCGATGTTCAGGTCTGCCACAAAGGTGCTTTACCAGGCAGAGGGTCCTTATTGGTGA